A stretch of the Cytobacillus luteolus genome encodes the following:
- a CDS encoding ribonucleoside-diphosphate reductase subunit alpha, which translates to MKTQIKTTIESIIQEVGQIYHLQTNFLLESISGLEEENQREQALHFALNQISLEEPNWTYVAAQMYLHKLYQDAAKVRGYEAKKKYGSFYSLVDHLAEIGIYEQNLLQSYSKEEIEELESIIDPQKDHLFQYIGLFLLADRYLAKDYQGTIYELPQERFMIISMFLMMNEDKEKRISYIKEAYWALSHLHMTVATPTLANAGKRVGQLSSCFIDTVDDSLDGIYLNNWDVARLSKDGGGLGLYYGKVRALGSDIKKFKGNSSGIVPWIRQINNTAVSVDQLGQRQGAIAVYLDIFHKDIMNGFLDLKTNNGDERRKAHDIFTGVSIPDLFMETLEEKDESGRSIGEWHTFCPHQVKQMMGWKDENGTSLGLEDFYDENDEKYFTEKYMEAVHHPLLPRKTYRAMDIMTRIMVSQLETGTPYMFYRDEVNRQNPNKHVFGKGRTAIFCSNLCTEIAQNMSATTIVKEYKDDEGNIVIVRKPGDFVVCNLSSINLPSAFRLNVLPRLIKIQMRMLDNAIDLNSLSVGQADATNKKYRAVGLGTFGWHHLLALEGIYWESEDAVTFADELYEDIAFYTIQSSMEIAKEKGAYQCFKGSQWQTGEYFKQKNYTSERWMKLQKDVSGYGVRNGWMMAIAPNSSTAKIGGSTDGIDPLYAVEYAEEKKNFKFKVTAPDLNHNTYNYYRKTRHFLDQHWSIKQNAARQRHIDQGISFNLYVHHTIKAKELLNLHLEAWKQGLKTTYYIRSTSQGELVECEACHS; encoded by the coding sequence ATGAAAACACAAATCAAAACTACTATAGAAAGTATCATTCAAGAGGTAGGCCAAATTTATCACTTACAAACAAATTTTTTACTGGAAAGTATTTCAGGTTTAGAAGAAGAAAATCAAAGAGAACAAGCGCTTCATTTTGCATTAAATCAAATTTCCCTAGAAGAACCTAATTGGACATATGTAGCAGCACAAATGTATTTACATAAATTGTATCAGGATGCAGCAAAAGTAAGGGGATACGAGGCTAAGAAGAAATATGGTTCCTTTTATTCACTGGTAGATCATTTAGCGGAGATAGGTATTTATGAACAGAATCTACTACAATCGTATTCAAAGGAAGAAATAGAGGAATTAGAGAGTATTATTGATCCCCAAAAAGATCATCTATTTCAATATATCGGCCTATTCCTATTAGCAGACCGATATTTAGCGAAAGATTATCAGGGCACTATTTATGAATTGCCACAAGAACGGTTTATGATTATTTCTATGTTTCTAATGATGAATGAAGATAAAGAAAAGCGGATTTCATATATAAAAGAGGCCTATTGGGCTTTAAGTCATTTACATATGACCGTTGCAACACCTACTTTAGCTAATGCAGGGAAACGAGTTGGACAGCTATCATCATGCTTTATCGATACGGTCGATGACTCATTAGACGGTATTTACTTGAATAACTGGGATGTTGCAAGATTGAGTAAGGATGGCGGAGGCTTAGGTTTATATTACGGCAAGGTTCGTGCGTTAGGATCTGATATTAAAAAGTTTAAAGGCAATTCATCTGGAATCGTACCTTGGATCAGGCAAATCAACAACACGGCTGTAAGTGTGGATCAATTAGGTCAACGGCAAGGGGCAATTGCTGTGTATTTAGATATATTTCACAAAGATATTATGAATGGATTTTTAGATTTAAAAACAAATAATGGTGACGAGAGAAGAAAAGCACATGATATTTTTACTGGCGTTTCTATCCCCGATTTATTTATGGAAACGTTAGAAGAGAAAGATGAATCTGGTAGGAGTATTGGAGAGTGGCATACGTTTTGTCCTCATCAAGTAAAACAAATGATGGGGTGGAAAGATGAAAACGGTACATCACTTGGCTTAGAAGATTTTTATGATGAGAATGATGAAAAATATTTCACTGAAAAATATATGGAAGCCGTTCATCACCCTTTGCTACCAAGAAAAACATATCGAGCAATGGATATTATGACGAGAATAATGGTATCACAATTAGAAACAGGTACTCCTTATATGTTTTACCGTGACGAAGTAAATAGGCAGAACCCAAATAAACATGTTTTTGGAAAAGGGCGAACAGCTATCTTCTGTAGTAACCTGTGTACAGAGATTGCGCAGAATATGTCAGCAACAACAATCGTAAAAGAGTATAAGGATGATGAAGGAAATATTGTCATCGTACGTAAGCCTGGAGACTTTGTTGTTTGTAATCTATCATCTATAAATCTCCCAAGTGCCTTTAGGTTAAATGTGTTACCAAGATTAATCAAAATTCAAATGAGAATGCTTGATAATGCAATAGATCTGAACTCTCTGTCAGTTGGACAAGCTGATGCGACGAATAAAAAATATAGAGCGGTGGGTCTAGGTACATTTGGTTGGCATCATCTTTTAGCATTAGAGGGAATTTATTGGGAATCAGAAGATGCTGTAACATTTGCTGATGAGTTATATGAGGATATAGCGTTCTATACAATACAGTCATCAATGGAAATTGCTAAGGAGAAGGGGGCATACCAATGTTTCAAAGGGTCACAGTGGCAAACAGGAGAATATTTTAAACAAAAGAACTATACATCAGAACGTTGGATGAAATTACAAAAGGATGTTTCGGGCTATGGGGTTAGAAATGGTTGGATGATGGCGATTGCACCTAATTCATCTACAGCTAAAATTGGAGGCTCTACAGATGGTATTGATCCACTTTATGCTGTGGAATATGCAGAGGAGAAGAAAAATTTCAAATTTAAAGTAACTGCACCAGACTTAAACCATAATACGTACAATTATTATCGAAAAACTAGGCACTTTTTAGACCAGCATTGGAGCATAAAGCAAAATGCTGCTAGGCAACGACATATTGACCAAGGAATTAGTTTTAACCTGTATGTTCATCATACAATCAAAGCCAAGGAACTATTAAACTTACATCTAGAGGCATGGAAACAAGGCTTAAAAACAACCTACTATATTAGAAGTACGTCTCAGGGAGAACTAGTCGAATGCGAAGCTTGTCATAGTTAA
- a CDS encoding acyl-CoA thioesterase, translated as MNKLSTNVSRTIQTKLVLPPDTNHMGTIFGGTVLSYIDEIAAIAAMKHSKKVVVTASIDTVNFLSSAKVGDILTLEGFVISTGRTSMEVYVKVECEKYETGERTLTTTSILTMVAINEDGKPVPVPGVTPETEEEKQFLLHAKQRKERRLKIANLAEEF; from the coding sequence ATGAACAAATTATCTACGAATGTCTCACGGACCATTCAAACAAAGCTTGTATTGCCCCCTGATACAAATCATATGGGAACGATTTTTGGAGGGACTGTTTTATCCTATATTGACGAGATAGCAGCCATAGCAGCGATGAAGCATAGCAAGAAAGTAGTGGTAACTGCTTCGATAGATACTGTTAATTTCTTAAGTTCCGCAAAAGTAGGAGATATTTTAACCCTAGAAGGCTTTGTTATTTCAACCGGCAGAACGTCTATGGAGGTTTATGTGAAAGTAGAGTGTGAAAAATATGAGACTGGAGAAAGAACATTAACAACGACGTCCATTTTAACAATGGTTGCGATTAATGAAGATGGGAAGCCAGTGCCTGTACCAGGTGTTACTCCAGAAACAGAAGAAGAAAAACAGTTTCTACTACATGCAAAACAAAGAAAAGAAAGAAGATTAAAGATAGCAAATCTTGCAGAGGAGTTCTAA
- a CDS encoding ribonucleotide-diphosphate reductase subunit beta, with the protein MLTLKKVKLLNPEHPNKATGIINGKSSGLLNWNDIAYPQMYDLYQALLSNFWIAKEINMQDDIKQWDSLSFEEQNVFLRINTQLACLDSLQTPTMSQVMDYVTDSSLKAIFAVISQQEAVHNESYSYILSSLIPLQEQNARFNEAKIDPIIRKRNQVILDAYEQFRENPNPQTLLALAINSINLEGIYFYAGFAFFYHLARQQKMMKTSTMISYIQRDEMQHAYFMSQFIRILLTENPTLHTKENIDYIYHSIEQATMLEKEWANTIFEKINGIDIQEFEGYVEYLANKRLRQLGLENLYEERKNPMPWIQVFSDEMINETKSDFFEQKSRTYTKVMESNGFDEL; encoded by the coding sequence ATGCTTACACTTAAAAAGGTCAAATTATTAAATCCAGAGCATCCTAATAAAGCAACAGGTATTATCAATGGAAAATCCTCTGGCTTATTAAACTGGAATGATATTGCCTATCCTCAAATGTATGATTTGTATCAGGCTTTATTATCTAATTTTTGGATAGCGAAAGAAATCAATATGCAAGATGACATAAAACAATGGGACAGTTTGAGCTTTGAAGAGCAAAATGTATTTTTACGAATTAATACGCAGCTAGCTTGTCTTGATAGTTTACAAACGCCAACAATGAGTCAAGTCATGGATTATGTAACAGATTCGAGTTTAAAAGCAATTTTTGCAGTCATCTCACAACAGGAAGCTGTTCACAATGAATCGTATTCATATATATTAAGTTCCCTCATTCCGTTACAAGAACAAAACGCTAGATTTAATGAGGCAAAGATTGACCCGATTATTCGTAAGCGAAATCAGGTGATTTTAGATGCTTATGAACAATTCCGGGAAAATCCAAATCCTCAAACATTATTGGCTCTTGCAATAAACTCTATTAATCTAGAAGGAATTTATTTTTATGCAGGGTTTGCCTTTTTCTATCATTTAGCGAGACAACAAAAAATGATGAAAACAAGTACGATGATTAGCTATATTCAGCGGGATGAAATGCAGCATGCTTATTTTATGTCCCAATTTATTCGAATTTTATTAACTGAAAATCCTACTCTTCACACAAAAGAGAATATTGATTATATCTATCATTCTATTGAGCAAGCTACAATGCTTGAAAAAGAATGGGCTAATACTATCTTTGAAAAAATTAATGGTATTGATATACAAGAGTTTGAAGGGTACGTGGAATATTTAGCTAATAAGCGGTTGAGACAGCTAGGACTAGAGAACCTTTATGAAGAGAGAAAGAATCCAATGCCTTGGATTCAAGTATTTAGTGATGAGATGATTAATGAAACGAAGTCGGACTTTTTTGAACAAAAGTCTCGAACATATACGAAGGTAATGGAGTCCAATGGGTTTGATGAATTATAA
- a CDS encoding TetR/AcrR family transcriptional regulator, which yields MSDIGLDLRVIRTKESIKNALIELIEEKGFEALTVKDITTRAKINRGTFYSHYYDKYDLMVKCEEEVVKEMENKIIKNIPKVIAGLYTNTPNTIPFTFLVPFFEFINQNRGLMKALLGPRGDLSFQTKLKVFMRKALFDSNNNSIFKQADLLVPPEYLISYIASAHIGVIQEWLNSDRAESPQEIARIISTMTINGPFFAAGLKK from the coding sequence ATGAGTGACATAGGTTTGGATTTACGTGTGATTCGAACAAAAGAATCTATCAAGAATGCATTGATTGAATTAATAGAAGAAAAAGGATTTGAAGCACTTACTGTTAAAGACATCACAACTCGGGCAAAAATCAATCGTGGAACCTTTTACAGTCATTATTATGATAAATATGATTTAATGGTCAAATGTGAGGAAGAAGTAGTGAAAGAAATGGAGAACAAGATCATTAAAAACATTCCGAAAGTCATTGCAGGTCTATATACAAATACTCCGAATACGATCCCTTTTACCTTTCTTGTCCCATTTTTTGAATTTATAAATCAAAATAGAGGGCTTATGAAAGCTTTGTTGGGTCCAAGAGGAGATTTATCTTTTCAAACAAAATTGAAAGTATTTATGAGGAAAGCCTTATTTGATAGTAACAACAATTCTATTTTTAAGCAGGCAGATCTTCTTGTTCCACCAGAGTACCTAATTTCTTATATTGCTTCAGCACATATCGGCGTTATTCAAGAATGGCTGAATAGTGATAGAGCGGAATCACCACAAGAGATAGCACGAATTATATCGACGATGACCATAAATGGCCCCTTCTTTGCAGCAGGCTTAAAAAAGTAA
- a CDS encoding ABC transporter permease gives MIHLAKRVIRQTINDKRSVMMILVAPLLILTLVYFLLGDSGYVPTIGIDKNAIPDSLVIALEEQDLNVVDVTSNSIEHPKDYLKEHPDVDAIFTLSKNSGMTITMYEPSTKGAKAASEIQTAMGSLHPSAEINMSYVYGTKGQSSFDSLGYVFLALFSFFLVFIISGMALVRERSGGTLERLLMTPIKRGEVILGYTLGYGVFAIVQAIIIVLYSIFVLQLSSVGNIGWILLTMVLLAVTAVSFGATISIFASSELQVVQMIPFTIIPQVFFSGLIPLDLIPYQLGNLCYIMPIYYGAAAIKGVMVYGDGFMQIWGYLLGLILYAFLLYLLNTQALKKFRKL, from the coding sequence ATGATCCATTTAGCCAAACGTGTTATCCGTCAAACAATTAATGACAAACGAAGCGTCATGATGATCTTAGTTGCTCCACTATTGATTTTGACTTTGGTTTATTTTTTATTGGGTGATTCAGGTTATGTGCCGACAATTGGCATTGATAAAAATGCCATCCCAGATTCTCTAGTAATTGCTTTGGAAGAACAAGATTTAAATGTTGTAGATGTTACAAGTAATAGTATCGAACATCCAAAAGACTATTTGAAGGAACATCCAGATGTGGATGCGATTTTTACCCTCTCAAAAAATTCGGGTATGACTATTACAATGTATGAACCCTCTACTAAAGGTGCAAAGGCTGCTAGTGAGATTCAAACAGCGATGGGCTCCTTACATCCTTCAGCAGAAATAAATATGTCTTATGTATATGGGACAAAAGGCCAATCAAGTTTTGATTCCCTTGGCTATGTGTTTCTTGCCTTATTCTCGTTTTTCTTAGTATTCATCATTTCGGGTATGGCACTAGTTAGAGAGCGAAGTGGCGGAACCTTGGAGCGGTTATTGATGACTCCAATTAAACGTGGTGAGGTCATTCTTGGTTATACGTTAGGGTATGGTGTGTTTGCCATAGTTCAAGCCATTATCATTGTTCTTTATTCCATTTTTGTCCTGCAATTAAGTTCCGTAGGGAACATTGGATGGATTTTACTCACGATGGTTTTATTAGCCGTGACAGCTGTTTCGTTTGGTGCCACGATTTCAATATTTGCAAGTTCAGAACTGCAAGTAGTACAAATGATTCCATTTACCATCATTCCACAAGTGTTTTTTTCGGGGTTGATTCCACTAGACTTGATTCCATATCAATTAGGAAATCTGTGTTACATTATGCCTATTTATTATGGAGCAGCAGCGATTAAAGGTGTCATGGTTTATGGAGATGGCTTCATGCAAATCTGGGGTTATCTTCTCGGGTTAATCTTGTATGCATTTCTGTTATACCTACTAAACACACAAGCCTTAAAAAAGTTTAGGAAACTATAA
- a CDS encoding metallophosphoesterase, whose product MGIVFIGIVSILLYGALVYYVGWSSWSLFRPKESPYKRKIKILYIITLTIVSTSFIVGRVFGFVLFNILGAYWMAVFYLLIIILPVVHLSVWLLQLTRVPRHRVEKWAGIITLILVISLISYGSYNAYSPVVSTYQMNIDKPAGDIGELNVVMASDMHFGLLSNRDHAQRLVKEINLLQPDIVLFPGDVFDDDIEQYIQQGMDEVLSGIQSTYGVYASLGNHDKYEGTMEQLIKVLQDSNMEVLYDEAILIENSLTIVGRKDLTDSDRLSVPALMDGVDMSKPVIMLDHQPYELDIAQENGIDLLVAGHTHRGQVFPGNLITSKIYEVDWGYLQKEQLHTVVSSGYGFWGPPIRLGSRSEIVQITVTFAQ is encoded by the coding sequence ATGGGAATTGTTTTTATAGGCATCGTTTCGATTTTGTTATATGGAGCGCTTGTCTATTACGTTGGATGGAGCAGCTGGAGTTTGTTCCGACCGAAAGAAAGCCCTTATAAACGAAAAATTAAAATACTGTATATTATTACGCTAACAATCGTTTCAACCTCTTTCATTGTGGGACGAGTTTTCGGATTTGTCTTGTTTAATATCTTAGGCGCTTATTGGATGGCTGTATTTTATTTATTAATAATAATTCTTCCAGTGGTGCATCTCAGCGTTTGGTTATTGCAACTAACACGGGTTCCGCGTCACCGAGTTGAGAAATGGGCAGGTATTATTACCCTTATTCTTGTAATTAGCTTAATAAGCTATGGATCTTATAATGCTTATAGCCCGGTCGTGAGCACCTATCAGATGAATATCGATAAGCCAGCAGGTGACATCGGTGAGCTAAATGTCGTCATGGCATCTGACATGCACTTCGGTTTACTGTCGAACAGAGATCATGCCCAGCGTCTTGTAAAGGAAATCAATCTGCTACAGCCTGATATCGTTTTATTCCCTGGAGATGTTTTTGATGATGATATTGAACAGTATATTCAGCAAGGTATGGACGAAGTGTTGTCTGGCATTCAATCTACATACGGAGTGTACGCTTCATTAGGGAATCATGATAAGTATGAGGGCACGATGGAACAGCTTATTAAGGTACTCCAAGACAGCAATATGGAGGTACTGTATGATGAGGCCATACTGATTGAGAATAGCCTGACTATAGTAGGACGCAAGGACCTTACAGATAGCGACCGGCTCTCGGTTCCCGCGCTTATGGACGGTGTCGATATGTCGAAGCCGGTCATTATGTTGGACCACCAGCCATATGAACTGGATATCGCGCAGGAAAACGGTATCGACCTTCTAGTAGCGGGACATACGCATCGCGGACAGGTGTTTCCGGGCAATCTGATTACTAGTAAAATTTACGAAGTTGACTGGGGCTATCTACAGAAAGAACAGCTGCACACGGTGGTTTCGTCTGGATACGGCTTCTGGGGCCCGCCGATTCGTCTTGGGTCTCGATCTGAAATTGTTCAGATAACGGTAACGTTCGCTCAATAA
- a CDS encoding GGDEF domain-containing protein — translation MHDKKIKGIVQNGEISARNEEATQEKSTLAYHLVEAKRYYRRDLFSTAKESMEKALAQYQKLVDREPPVSVQLLFGNVLERGGHLKQALTLFNEQFTKHNSIYALIRLGYISIDLRDLSLLKRYENAYLERLHSPSLTINQKLHLQVILGHYYSYTGRDTSLVHEMVQYHKANYVMLREKLKVVDYIRWVYNLHILLLLNNSPWGERAQLIYEAESLAEQNNQTSLLMNIYNLMGIGLLEENVNKAKDCMIKSRELAIALGSKQQEMASTSNLFMFYQYLGDTHHALELADKAKALGEDIDSNFNEINLVKLYYLIEDYPQALKLIRELKPKVRSNNLAMARVDALVFQYKIILRKNDEKKAKRIWPFFEKMCEKHKDEVNLLLLQCQYYASIKEYDKTLSIARKCLEEKNLSVECRIEFSMTLLESLIKTGQKESFVKYVQSFEDLVYNKGYFGYLSYVYYYKALFYLENKLYIQARVYFIRANSYFTKVKNLLKQQEIDCTIETIDKLLLEIPANKQLEMMNLLTNNEIMFESIRLVHSAKNLEDVCKYITKVFYENMKFEDVYFHFIFDKIRTKTLHVNDKLQNEEVTDDKVEAALRKVHQELRVCYFELGNTYYHGFPILSNEKEVVSIVLIKNQSILSEESFYYLEQFLHFISPKIENVIFNQLVHIDVLTNLYNRNFFIKRLEEEFQKTADYRNDLSFIMIDIDNFSYVNNQFGHVEGDRILEKVARTIQQSVRSGDIVGRYGGEELIVILPNTYSEIAKGVAHRILKEIRKIYINDTYQITASIGVSSVDKNTTLTFQELIERADLAERFAKKHGKNCVHCYWEVS, via the coding sequence ATGCATGACAAAAAAATAAAAGGTATCGTCCAAAATGGTGAGATTTCAGCACGAAATGAAGAAGCCACACAGGAAAAGAGCACGTTAGCCTATCATCTCGTAGAAGCTAAGAGATATTATAGGAGAGACTTATTTTCTACTGCAAAAGAAAGCATGGAAAAGGCATTGGCGCAGTATCAAAAGCTTGTTGACAGAGAGCCACCTGTAAGTGTTCAACTCTTGTTTGGTAATGTTTTAGAAAGAGGAGGTCACCTTAAACAGGCGTTAACCCTTTTTAATGAGCAATTCACGAAGCATAACTCCATCTATGCCTTAATTAGATTGGGGTATATCAGTATCGACCTTCGTGATTTGTCACTTCTGAAACGATATGAGAATGCCTACTTAGAACGTCTCCATTCTCCATCGTTAACTATAAATCAAAAGCTACACCTACAAGTTATTTTAGGTCATTATTACTCCTATACTGGACGAGACACATCACTTGTTCATGAAATGGTCCAGTATCATAAAGCGAATTATGTGATGCTTAGAGAAAAGCTAAAAGTTGTAGACTATATTCGTTGGGTCTACAATTTGCATATTCTTCTATTATTGAATAATAGCCCTTGGGGTGAAAGGGCCCAATTAATCTATGAAGCAGAATCATTGGCGGAGCAAAACAATCAAACTTCCTTATTAATGAATATTTATAACCTGATGGGCATCGGATTACTAGAAGAGAATGTGAATAAAGCAAAGGATTGCATGATAAAATCGAGGGAGCTGGCAATAGCGCTAGGAAGTAAACAACAAGAAATGGCCTCGACTTCAAACCTATTTATGTTCTATCAGTATTTAGGGGATACACACCATGCTCTAGAGCTTGCAGACAAAGCAAAAGCGCTTGGAGAAGACATTGATTCAAACTTTAATGAAATAAATTTAGTGAAGCTTTATTATCTTATAGAGGATTATCCTCAAGCATTAAAGCTCATTCGTGAATTAAAGCCTAAGGTGAGGAGTAATAACCTGGCTATGGCGAGAGTAGATGCATTGGTTTTTCAATATAAAATCATCTTGAGGAAAAATGATGAAAAAAAGGCGAAGAGGATTTGGCCCTTTTTTGAAAAGATGTGTGAGAAACATAAAGATGAAGTTAATCTATTATTACTTCAATGCCAATATTATGCCTCAATCAAGGAGTACGATAAAACACTTTCTATCGCTAGAAAGTGTCTTGAAGAAAAGAACCTGAGTGTAGAGTGTAGAATTGAATTTTCAATGACCCTATTAGAATCATTAATAAAAACAGGCCAGAAGGAATCTTTCGTAAAGTATGTGCAATCCTTTGAAGATTTGGTCTATAACAAGGGATATTTCGGTTATTTGAGTTATGTCTATTATTATAAGGCATTATTTTACTTGGAAAATAAATTATATATCCAAGCAAGAGTTTATTTTATTCGAGCAAATAGTTATTTTACTAAGGTAAAGAATCTTTTGAAACAGCAGGAAATTGATTGTACTATCGAAACGATTGATAAATTATTACTAGAAATACCAGCGAATAAGCAGTTAGAAATGATGAATCTGCTGACAAACAATGAAATCATGTTTGAGAGCATTAGATTAGTTCATTCAGCCAAGAATCTTGAGGATGTTTGTAAATATATCACGAAGGTTTTCTATGAAAATATGAAGTTTGAAGATGTTTATTTTCATTTTATCTTTGATAAAATAAGGACGAAAACTCTTCATGTTAATGATAAGTTGCAAAATGAAGAGGTCACTGATGACAAAGTGGAAGCTGCCTTACGTAAGGTTCATCAAGAACTGAGAGTTTGTTATTTTGAGTTAGGTAACACGTATTATCATGGTTTCCCAATTTTATCTAATGAGAAGGAGGTTGTATCAATTGTTCTGATAAAGAACCAAAGTATTCTTTCTGAAGAAAGCTTCTATTATTTAGAACAATTTTTACATTTTATCTCTCCTAAGATAGAAAATGTTATCTTTAATCAATTGGTCCATATTGATGTGTTAACAAATCTTTATAATCGAAACTTTTTTATTAAAAGATTGGAAGAAGAATTTCAAAAAACAGCGGATTACCGAAACGACCTTTCTTTTATTATGATTGATATTGATAATTTTAGTTACGTAAATAATCAATTTGGACATGTAGAAGGAGATCGTATTTTAGAGAAGGTGGCTAGGACCATCCAGCAGTCTGTGCGCAGTGGTGATATTGTTGGTCGTTATGGTGGAGAGGAATTGATTGTCATCCTGCCTAATACCTATTCAGAGATTGCGAAGGGTGTAGCCCATCGTATTTTAAAAGAAATACGCAAAATCTATATTAACGATACGTACCAAATAACAGCTAGTATTGGTGTATCTAGTGTTGATAAAAATACAACATTGACATTTCAGGAGCTTATAGAAAGAGCAGACTTGGCCGAAAGATTTGCCAAAAAACACGGCAAAAATTGTGTACATTGTTATTGGGAGGTTAGTTGA
- a CDS encoding flavodoxin domain-containing protein: MNYKKKIAIIYTSVTGNTEELATIIYNTFLKYPFDTVVYQVDRFPLSRLGDVDVLIIGTYTWGNGEIPKEMDKLYRALEFLNKKSLVTAVFGTGDSFYPSYCGAVDKFRDMLFVHTSLAATLKVELTPGQQDVKRCENLVQVIYNKFNEASSKTLSSRETNYKLGKQC; the protein is encoded by the coding sequence ATGAATTATAAAAAGAAGATTGCTATTATTTATACATCGGTTACTGGGAATACAGAAGAATTAGCCACTATTATTTATAACACCTTTCTAAAGTATCCCTTTGATACCGTCGTCTATCAGGTGGATCGTTTTCCACTATCACGATTAGGTGATGTCGATGTACTCATAATTGGTACATATACATGGGGAAATGGAGAGATCCCAAAAGAAATGGACAAACTTTATCGAGCGTTGGAATTCTTGAATAAAAAATCCCTAGTCACTGCCGTGTTTGGGACTGGAGATAGCTTTTATCCAAGCTATTGTGGAGCTGTTGATAAGTTTCGCGACATGTTATTTGTACATACAAGTCTTGCAGCTACTTTAAAAGTTGAGCTAACCCCTGGGCAACAAGATGTAAAGAGATGTGAAAACTTAGTCCAAGTCATATATAACAAGTTCAATGAAGCGTCTTCCAAAACTCTTTCTTCCAGGGAGACAAACTATAAGCTGGGGAAACAGTGCTAA
- a CDS encoding ABC transporter ATP-binding protein, with the protein MEIQVSNVSKSFDKKQVINDITFTIPIGEICCLLGPSGSGKTTLIRLMIGAITADQGTIRFGEKEIPNMKMLKKVGFMPQNDSLYDDLSAEANLHFFGGLYHIGKQELRKRIDEVLAIVDLTEHRKKLVRNFSGGMKKRLSLAAAILHSPKILFLDEPTVGIDPVLRRKIWDQFQVIKNSGTTIIVSTHVMDEVTECDKAALIYNGSLIEYDTVTNLLKKTVNGRVEELFFIASGKSEGGAVQ; encoded by the coding sequence ATGGAAATTCAGGTCTCTAACGTCAGTAAAAGTTTTGATAAAAAGCAAGTCATAAATGATATTACATTCACCATTCCGATAGGAGAAATTTGTTGTTTACTTGGTCCTTCTGGTTCTGGAAAAACAACATTGATTCGCCTGATGATTGGTGCAATTACTGCTGACCAGGGGACTATTCGATTCGGAGAGAAGGAAATTCCAAATATGAAAATGTTAAAAAAGGTAGGTTTTATGCCGCAGAATGATTCCCTATATGACGATCTATCTGCTGAAGCCAATTTGCATTTTTTTGGAGGGCTATACCATATCGGCAAACAAGAGTTACGAAAGCGTATTGATGAGGTACTTGCTATTGTTGATTTAACAGAGCATAGAAAGAAATTGGTGAGAAATTTTTCTGGCGGTATGAAGAAGCGACTTTCCCTAGCAGCTGCCATTTTACATTCTCCTAAAATATTATTCTTAGATGAACCGACAGTTGGTATTGATCCTGTGTTACGTCGTAAGATATGGGACCAATTTCAAGTAATAAAAAATTCCGGGACAACGATTATTGTTTCTACACATGTAATGGATGAAGTGACAGAGTGCGATAAGGCTGCACTCATTTATAATGGTTCCTTAATTGAATATGATACCGTAACAAATCTACTTAAAAAAACTGTAAACGGGAGAGTCGAGGAACTATTTTTCATTGCTTCAGGTAAATCGGAAGGCGGTGCTGTGCAATGA